Proteins encoded by one window of Lates calcarifer isolate ASB-BC8 linkage group LG7_1, TLL_Latcal_v3, whole genome shotgun sequence:
- the unc93a gene encoding protein unc-93 homolog A, producing the protein MISRNFKNILVVSVGFLSLFTAYGGLQSLQSSLNAEEGMGVASLSVIYASIIISSMFLPPIMIKNLGCKWTIVAGMACYVSYSIGNLYPGWYTLIPTSVILGLGGSPLWSAKCTYLTISGNVQASKEGKKGSDVINQYFGIFFFIFQSSAVWGNLMSSLIFGQDTNIANIPEEQLQSCGAADCGLNVSVNGTTTRPAQTLVWTLVGCYIGVGVLAMLIVAIFLDNIDREQASQFRGNPEPFCHTFLATFRLLKDWRLLTLIPLTMYSGFEQSFLSGEYTKNYVTCALGIHYVGFVMMCFGAANSVCSFLFGRLARYTGRAVLFFLAAVTNFSCIIALLFWRPHPDQLPIFFVFPALWGMADAIWQTQTNALYGVLFPRDKEAAFANYRMWESLGFVIAFAYSTFICLEYKLYILLAVLVLTSITYPIVEYHEHKNPTPPVEEGTYLSHKETIRRDDSKIICQTQM; encoded by the exons ATGATCAGCCGTAACTTCAAGAACATTTTGGTGGTCTCTGTCgggtttctgtctctgttcacgGCGTATGGAGGCCTGCAGAGTTTACAG AGCAGTCTGAATGCAGAGGAGGGGATGGGCGTGGCGTCTCTGAGCGTCATCTACGcctccatcatcatctcctCCATGTTCCTGCCTCCCATCATGATCAAAAACCTGGGCTGTAAATGGACCATAGTTGCCGGCATGGCCTGCTACGTCTCCTACTCCATTGGAAACCTCTACCCAGGATG GTACACCCTCATCCCCACCTCGGTGATCCTGGGTTTGGGCGGCTCCCCCCTGTGGTCGGCTAAATGCACCTACCTGACCATCTCCGGTAACGTGCAGGCCTCCAAAGAGGGCAAGAAGGGCTCTGACGTCATCAACCAGTACTTCGgcatcttcttcttcatcttccagTCGTCGGCCGTGTGGGGGAACCTCATGTCGTCGCTCATCTTCGGACAGGACACCAACATAG CTAACATCccagaggagcagctgcagagctgtgGAGCGGCTGACTGTGGCCTTAATGTCAGTGTTAACGGCACTACCACCAGACCAGCACAGACACTGGTCTGGACACTCGTCGGATGCTACATTG gTGTGGGCGTGCTGGCCATGCTCATCGTCGCAATCTTTCTGGACAACATTGACCGGGAGCAGGCCAGTCAGTTCCGTGGAAACCCGGAGCCGTTCTGCCACACCTTCCTGGCTACGTTCAGGCTGCTGAAGGACTGGAGGCTGCTGACCCTCATCCCTCTCACCATGTACAGCGGCTTTGAACAGAGCTTCCTCTCCGGAGAGTACACCAAG AACTATGTAACATGTGCTTTGGGGATCCACTACGTTGGGTTCGTGATGATGTGTTTTGGAGCCGCCAATTCTGTTTGCTCATTTCTGTTTGGGAGACTGGCTCGGTACACTGGGAGAGCTGTACTCTTCTTCCTGG ctgcagtgacGAACTTTTCCTGCATCATTGCTCTCTTGTTCTGGAGGCCTCATCCCGACCAGCTGCccatcttttttgtgtttcctgctctGTGGGGGATGGCGGACGCTATCTGGCAAACTCAAACCAATG CTCTTTACGGTGTCCTCTTCCCCCGGGACAAAGAGGCAGCGTTTGCCAACTACCGTATGTGGGAGTCTCTCGGTTTTGTCATCGCCTTCGCCTACAGCACCTTCATATGTCTGGAGTATAAACTGTACATCCTGCTGGCTGTTCTGGTGCTGACTTCTATCACCTATCCCATAGTGGAGTACCATGAACATAAGAATCCCACGCCACCTGTTGAAGAGGGGACCTACCTAAGTCACAAGGAAACCATTCGAAGGGATGACAGCAAGATCATTTGCCAGACCCAGATGTAG